CAGCCGGTGGGGCGACGCGCGATACCAGGTGACGCAGTGGCACAGGGGCACCGAGGCCGGCGCCGCGTCGCAGTCGTCAGCGGTGTGCACCACCACGTCCGCACCGAGCCCCACCAGGCCGGCGGCCAGCTCGACGGTGTGGTTGAAGACGCCACCCCGGCCGCCCGACTCGATCAGGTGCACCCGCCGGATCACGACACGACCCTCCGGCTGGCGAGGTCCGCCACGGCGTCGACCATCCCGCCCAGGGTCCGGGACCAGCCGAGCGCCGCGCAGCCCCGCCATCCGGCGTGCTCCCGCTCGTGCCGGGCCGGGACGTTCCGCAGCGCGTCGACGACCGCCGCCGCGAAGGACGGCGGCTCGGCACCGACCCGATGGGCCCCGGCGTCGCGTACGGCGTCCGGCAGGCCCGACGCGGCGAACGGACTCATCACGACGGTCCGCGCCCGCGACAGCGACTCGGTCAGTTTCAGCTGCGAGCCGCCGCCGGTGGTGGCCGGGGCGACGGTCACCGCGGCGGCGGCGTACGCCTCCGACACGTCGTCGAGCGTGCCGAGGACGGTGACCCCGGCAACCGTGGCGAACTCCGGGGCCAGTGCCTCGCTACGCCGGCCGGCGATCACCAGCCGGGCCTCGGGGGACTCGGCGCGCACCAGCGGCCACACGTCGCGGATCAACGCACGCAGCGCCCGCACGTTCGGCTCGTAGTCGTACGACGCCAGCGCGAGGACGTAACCATCCGGTGGCGACGGACGGTACGGCCAGCGGTCTACGCCATTCGGGGCGAGCACGACGGCGTCGCTCCATTCGCGCAGCACGGTCTGGTCCGGCCGGGAGAGCGCGACGCAGAAGGCGGCGCGGGCGGCCACCCGGGGCTCCCAGAAGCCGGCCTTGGCCGCCTCGGCACCGCGGGCCATCCGTTGCCACCCCCGGGTCGAGGCCGTCAGGGTTCGCAGGCGGTGACGCTCGACGTTGGCGAACTCGACGACGTTCGGCACCCGCCGGGTCGCCGGCGGCGCCCACGCCGCCAGGTAGGAGTGGGACCAGTACACCGCGTCGGGCCGGAACCGCGCGCAGAGCGCGTCGAGGGAGTCGGCGACCGGCGCCAGGTAGTGCCCGCCGAGGTGCGGCCGGCCGGAGATCCGGGTACGCAGCGCCGACGGTGCCGACCAGGGCAGCGGGTGCGTCTGCACCGGCGGGTCCGGTTCCCGCCGGCCGTGGTCGGGGAAGGCGACCAGCAACTCGCCCTGCCGGCCCAGCGCCTCGGCCACCCGGGCGGTACGGATCCGCCCGCCGTGCTGCGCCGGCCAGGGCGGCTCGACGCTGACCACCAGCACCCGGCTCATGCCGGCGCTCCGCTATCGTGCACCGGCCAGCTCGCCCTTCAGCAGCGACCGCAGCGCCGCGCCACGGCCCTCCCACCCGTGTGCCGCCGCACTCGCCATCCGGTCGGCCAGCACCGTGTCGGTGACCGGCTCGACCAGTTCCACCAGGCGGGCCGCGAAGCCGTCGCCCCCGGCCACCGTCACGTGCGGGTTGGCGCGGGCCAGTTCGGTCACCGAGGGCAGCCCGGTGCTCAGCACCGCCAGTCCTGAGGAGAGGTACTCGAAGCACTTCAGCGGGCTGACGCCCCGGGTGTAGTCGTTGATCGCGTACGGGATGAGCCCCACCGCGCAGCTGCCGGCGGCCTCGGCCAGCTGGGCGGGTGTGAGGACGCCGAGGTGTCGGGCGCCCAGTTCCGCCAGTCGCCGCAGTTCCGCGTCGAAGCTGCCCCCACCGGCGGCGAGCGGACCGGCCAGCAGCAGCTCACCCCGCCCGCGCAGGGCGATGGCGACCGATTCGAGGAGCCGCAGGTCGAGCTTGTGGACGGTGAGATTCCCGGAGAAGAGGACGGCGGGGCGGCGCTCGGCCGCCGGCCTGCTCGCCGCCGTGAAGACCGACACGTCCGCGACGTTCGGCAGCAACTCGATCCGGGGGAAGCCGGCGGCGGCGAGGTGCTCGTGGACGGCCCGGCTGGTGGCGATGGCCACGGCGGTGCGCCTCGACAGGGCGCGCTCACCCCGACCGACGGCGACCCCGTCGACGCCGGGGAAGGTCGCCAGCAGGTCCACGCAGTGGTAGACGACGACGTCCGCAGCGGACTCCAGGCCGTATGTCACCGGGGTGAATGTCCAGAGCACCCGCGGTCGTGGACTGGCCAGCCAGTGGCTGGTGGCCCGGCGCAGCAGTGCCCGGTTGAGCGGACGTGTCGGCGTCCGGTGCACCGGCAGCACGAGCGGGGACACGATCCGCGCCCCGGCCGGCCGGGGTCGGTGCGTCGGAGTCTCGGCCCGGTCGCCGAACGCCCGGCGTACCCGCGCGGCCACGCGGACGATGTCGTCCCGCCGGAGCTTGGGTCGGCGCAGGCCCAGCGACTCGACGAACGTCACGTTCGTGGTACGGGCGAGTTCCCGCGCGACATAGTGCTGGTTCGTCGCGATCGGGGAGTCCCACTCGGCCGTCCCCAGCATCAGCACGTTCGCCACCGGAACGTCGCTGAGTGGGGCATGCTCCGGCACCGAGGCCGCCACCATAAGTCATCTCCAGCTCGCCGTGCGCTGCCCGGCGCAAGGGTAAGGGAGGCGGCGGCCGAAACCAACACCCGGTCGTCGGCACCGGCCCGGAGCCGCCCGCATCGGCTACGCCTCGTCGGTCAACCAGGCGACGATGTTCGCCTGGAAGGCCTCCGAAGTGAACCGTTGGGCGTTGGTCATCGGCGCCGATCCCGACAGCTGCGCCGCCCGCCGGACGGGCGCCACGTACGCGGCCGGGTCGGTGGCGTTCAGCAGGAGGCCGGTCTCCTCCGGCAGCACGGTCTCCAGCAGCCCACCGCGGGCCCAGCCGACGACCGGTGTGCCGCAGGCCTGCGCCTCCACGGGGATCATGCCGAAGTCCTCGAGCGCCGGGTAGAGCAGCGCCAGCGCGCCCCAGTACAGCTCGCGCAGCCGTTCCCGCGACGGCCGGAACTCGAACTCGACCGGCACGTCGACGCGGGCGGCGAGCCGGCGCAGGTTCGTCTCCTCCGGCCCACCACCGGCGATCACCAGCGGCAGGCCGGCCGCCGCCGCGATCTCGATCATCAGGTCGAAGTTCTTGTACGGGATCCAGCGGCCGACGCCCAGCAGATAGCGGCGGTCCTGGTCGCGTACCTGCGGCGGGGCCGCCCCGAAGTAGTCCACCGCCACCGGCGGGTGGATCACCCGGGCGTCGCGGCCCCAGAAGCGGCGGATCCGCCCCCGCACCTCCCGGGAGTTCGCCGCGTAGCTGTGCACGTGCCGGCCCAGCCGGCGGTCACCGGCCCGAAGCACGGCGCGCATCGGCGCGAGCACGGCGTTGCCACCCCGCTGGTCCAGATCCGGACTCCACACGTAGCGGGCGGGCGAGTGCACGTAGCTCAGGTGCCGGGTCCGGTCCGGATCGCCGATCTTGACGGTGTGCGCGAAGGCGTGACTCGACGAGATGACCACGTCGTACGTCCGACGGGTCAGCGTCCGCCAGGTCAGCGGCATGACCGGAAGCGCGAGGGCCTTGCTCCGCCGCAGCGGGGTCCTCGCCAGCCAGGACTCCTTGATGTCCCGGCCCACCGTGGCGTCGTCGTCCTTCCAGAGGACGAACCGGTCCGCGTGCGGCACGACGTCGGCCATGCTCAGGAAGACCTGCTCGGAACCGCCGGTCGCGCCGAACCACTCGTGGATCAGGGCGACCGTGCGGCCGGCGAGCGGCCGGGTCGTGGCGTCCGATGTGGACGAGACGAGGCTCATCAGAAGACGACGACGTCGCGGACGTAGCTGGCGAAGCGGCGCAGCTGGTACGCCTCGGGCACGGGCGAGGTCATCCGAATCACGACCTGGCGGTCCACCAGCCCAGCCTCGCCGCTGCGGAAGTAGGCGACCACGACCAGGCCGTGCCGCTTCACGCCGTCGACCTCGATGATCTGCTCCGCGTAGCTGGCGTACTCGCCGCTGCGGATCCACTGCGCGCCCCACGCCTCCTCGACCGCGCGCATGGCGTTCTGCCACTGCTCGTTGCACGGATCGGGGCAGTCCCGCACGATGAACTCACCGCCGGCCATCTCGTTGCCCGTCGCCGAGTTGCCACAGTTGTGCCGGACGTACCCGTCGGCCTGCGCGGCCGGCGTGCACTTCCAGCCCGCGGGGAGCTTGACCGGGAAGCCGACCCCCTCAAGATCGGTCAGCGTCTGCACCTGGTCCCGCTCGGTGAACCTCGGCCACTGGGTCGGCCACGCGCCGGGCGTCGGCGGCTCGATCCCGGGTGACTGGGGCGGCGCCGTCGGCAGTGCCGGCGGCGCCACAGTGCTGGGAGCCGACGCCACCGGCGCGGCGGGGTCGTCGTCCGAGCCCGACAGGAGGGCCACCGCGCCGACCCCCACGAGCACCACCAGGACCAGTGCGGCGGCCCCGATCCAGATCCACGTCCCGATCCGCCGCCGGGGTGGCTCGGATGGCGCGATCCGGCGGACGGGCGAGGCGAACGGGTCGCGGAGCACGACGTCGTCCGGCGCGGTGGCGGGGACCGGGGAGTACGGGGCGAGCGCGGTGTCCGGCGTCGCGGGCGAGGCCGGAGCGCCCGAGATCGGGTGCGGGGCCGGCTGGCCGGGGATCGGGCTCGCCACCGCCGAGGGCAGCTGCGGCGGGCCGGAGGTCGGCTCGGGCGCCCCGGACACGGGCCGCGGCGGGCCGGAGACCGGCGGGGCCGAGGCCGGCGACGCGGATGTCGGCACCGGCGAGTACTCGACGCCGAGGGCCCGGAACAGCTTCTCCGCACCCGGTCCGGCCTCGGCCGGGTAGGCCACCCAGGGCGCGGCGACCGAGAAGTCGGCGTACGTGTAGGGCATCGCGTCCGCGGCCTGCGCCAGCGCGTTCGCGGTCCCGGCGAAGGCGTCGCGCCAGCCCGGAGCATCGGCCACAGTGGCGTCGAGCACGGCCACCGTGACGAAGCGGCCCTGCCCGTCGACGGCCGCCCACGCCTTGCCGACCGGCGAACCGCCGAGCAGGTGCGTGTACCGGTAGGGGCCCTCCGGCTGCATTGGCAACTCCCTTGCTCGACCGCCGTGCGGATCCTACCGATCCGCCGCTCGCCACCTTGTCCACCGGTGGCCGCACTTCCGGAGATCACCGCGAAGCCGCAGCTGAAGGGCGGACCGCTTGCCTCGTGAAAGTCTTCATGCATAGAGTCGCTGAATGAATGACGGAGCTGCCATGGCGCCGACCGAGCGGGTCGTCGGCCTGTTCGACGGGGTTCGGCTCACTCCGACGCAGCGGCGCATCGCGCACTGCCTGGTGCAGCACGCTCCGGCGATCGGCTACCTCTCCGCCGCCGAGGTCGCCGAGCTGGCCGGGGTCAGCCAGCCGTCGGTCACCCGGTTCGCGGTGGCACTGGGCCACGACGGCTATCCCGCGCTGCGCCGCCGGCTGCGCGAGCTGACCGCCGCCGCGCCCGGGCCGGCCACCGCCGGCAACGAACTCCAGCAGGCGGTACGCGCCGAGATGGGCAACCTGGACCGGCTGGCCGCACAGCTCACCGACCGGGAGCGGGTCGCCACCACCGGGCGGCTGCTGGCCGCCAGCCGGCCGCTGCCGGTGCTCGGCCTGCGGGCCGCCGCGCCGCTGGCCGCGTACTTCGCCTACTTCGCCGCCAAGGTGCACCCGGACGTGCGGGTGCTCGACGACGGAGGCAGCCTGCTCGTCGACCGTCTGGAGCAGGCGACCGAGGCTGGGGCACGGGCTCTGCTGGCGTTCGTGCTGCCGCGCTATCCCCGGGAGACCCTGGAGGCGCTGCGCCAGGCCCGCGACGCCGGGCTGACCGTGGTGGCGATCACCGACTCGCCGGTCAGCCCGGCGGCCGAGCACGCCGACGTGCTGCTGCCCGCCGCGATCGGCGCACAGCTCGTGTTCGACCTGCACACCGCCCCGATGACCCTGGCCATGGTGCTGCTCCAGGCGATCTGCGACGCCGCACCGGCCGAGACCCAGCGCAGGCTGGAGGCGTTCGAAGCCTCGGCCGCCCGTCGTCAGTTGTTCCTCGGTTAGGAGGAGGTCCCAGATGTCCCGACCCACGCAAGGGCCGATCCGGGCCGCGCGCGGCCCGCAGCGCACCGCCCGCGGCTGGCCGCAGGAGGCCGCCCTGCGGATGCTGATGAACAACCTCGACCCCGAGGTGGCCGAGCGCCCCGACGACCTGGTGGTCTACGGCGGCACCGGGAAGGCCGCCCGGGACTGGCCGTCGTACCACGCGCTGGTGCGTACCCTGACCGAGCTGCGCGACGACGAGACGATGCTGGTGCAGTCGGGCCGGCCGGTCGGGGTACTGCGCACCCACGAGTGGGCGCCCCGGGTGCTGCTGGCGAACTCGAACCTGGTGGGCGACTGGGCGACCTGGCCCGAGTTCCGCCGGCTGGAACAGCTCGGCCTGACCATGTACGGGCAGATGACCGCCGGCTCGTGGATCTACATCGGCACCCAGGGCATCCTCCAGGGCACGTACGAGACGTTCGCCGCGGTCGCCACCAAGCGGTTCAACGGCACCCTGGCGGGCACGCTGACGCTGACCGGCGGGTGCGGCGGGATGGGCGGGGCGCAGCCCCTGGCCGTCACCATGAACGGCGGCGTCTGCCTGATCGTGGATGTGGACCGCAGCCGGCTGGAGCGCCGGGTGCACGACCGTTACCTGGACGAGGTCGCCGACAACCTGGACGACGCGGTCGAGCGGGTCCTCGCGGCGAAGCGCGACCGTCGGGCGTTGAGCGTGGGGGTGGTGGGCAACGCCGCCACCGTCTTCCCCGAGCTGCTGCGCCGGGGCGTACCGATCGACGTGGTCACCGACCAGACCAGCGCGCACGACCCGCTGTCGTACCTGCCGGAGGGGGTCGAGCTGGCCGACGCCCGGGACTACGCGGCGGCCAAGCCGGCCGAGTTCACCGACCGGGCGCGGGCGTCGATGGCCCGGCACGTCGAGGCGATGGTGGGCTTCCTGGACGCCGGTGCGGAGGTCTTCGACTACGGCAACTCGATCCGGGGCGAGGCGCGCCTCGGCGGGTACGACCGCGCCTTCGACTTCCCCGGTTTCGTGCCGGCGTACATCCGGCCGCTGTTCTGCGAGGGCAAGGGCCCGTTCCGGTGGGCGGCACTCTCCGGCGACCCGGCCGACATCGCCGCCACCGACCGGGCCATCCTCGACCTGTTCCCGGAGAACGAGTCCCTCGCCCGGTGGATCCGGCTGGCCGGCGAGCGGGTCGCCTTCCAGGGCCTGCCGGCGCGGATCTGCTGGCTGGGCTACGGCGAGCGGGACCGGGCGGGCGTCCGGTTCAACGAGATGGTCGCCTCGGGTGAGCTGAGCGCGCCAATGGTGATCGGCCGGGACCACCTGGACTGCGGCAGCGTGGCCAGCCCGTACCGGGAGACCGAGGCGATGGCCGACGGCTCCGACGCCATCGCCGACTGGCCGCTGCTCAACGCGCTGGTCAACACCGCCAGCGGGGCCTCCTGGGTCTCGCTGCACCACGGCGGCGGGGTGGGCATCGGCCGGTCCCTCCACGCCGGCCAGGTCTGCGTGGCCGACGGCAGCGCGCTGGCCGGGCAGAAGATCGAGCGGGTGCTCACCAACGATCCGGCGATGGGCGTCATCCGGCACGTGGACGCCGGCTACGACGCCGCCCGCGAGGTCGCCGAGCGCACCGGCGTGCGCGTCCCCATGGCGGAGGGGTAATCATGACCGAGCTGGCCGGCCGGTTCCGGAAGCTGTGGGACGAGATCGCCCCGATCGGGCGGGACGCGGGCAGCGGCGGCTACCTGCGCTACGCGCTCACCGAGCCGGAGTCGCGGCTGCGCGACTGGTTCCGGGAGCAGGCCGACCTGCGCGGCATGCCGGTCACCGCCGACGGCAACGGCAACCTGTTCGCCTGGTGGGGCGACCCGGACGCCGGGGACGCGGTCCTGACCGGCAGCCACTTCGACTCGGTCCCGCACGGCGGGGCGTACGACGGGCCGCTCGGCATCGTCAGCGCGTGGCTCGCCGTGGACGAGCTGCGCGCGGCGGGCGTCACCCCGTCCCGGCCGCTGGTCGTCGGCGCGTTCGTCGAGGAGGAGGGGGCCCGGTTCGGCGTACCGTGCCTGGGTTCGCGGCTGCTCACCGGGCAGATCGACGCCGACCGCGCGGCCCTGCTGTGCGACGCGGCCGGGGTGAGCTTCGCCGAGGCGCTGGGCGACCGGCCGGCGGGCGCCGACCCGGCGCTGCTCGGCCGGCTCGCCGCCTTCGTGGAGTTGCACGTCGAGCAGGGCCGCGCGCTGGTCGACCAGGACGCGCCGGTCGCGGTGGCCAGCGCGATCTGGCCGCACGGTCGCTGGCGCTTCGACGTCACCGGCGAGGGAAACCACGCCGGTACGACCCGGATGGCCGACCGCCGCGACCCCATGCTGACCTACGCGTTCACGGTGCTCGCGGCGAACAAGGAGGCCCGGCTGCGCGGCGCCCACGCCACCGTGGGTCGGGTGGCGGTGGAGCCGAACGCGACCAACGCGATCCCGTCGCGGGTGACCGGCTGGCTGGACGCCCGGGCGGCCGAGCCCGAGACCCTGACCGGCCTGGTCGAGGCGGTACGGGCCAAGGTTGCCGAGCGGGCCCGGCGCGACGGCACCGAGGTCACCCTGACCGAGGAGTCGGTGACGCCGCTGGTGGGATTCGACGGCGAACTCGCCGGCCGGTTGGCCGCGCTGCTCGACGCCCCGGTGCTGCCCACCGGCGCGGGACACGACGCCGGGGTGCTCGCGGCGCAGGTGCCCACCGCGATGCTCTTCGTCCGCAACCCGACCGGGGTGTCGCACTCCCCCGCCGAGTCGGCCACCGACGCCGACTGCGCCGCCGGGGTGACCGCCCTGGCCCGGGTGCTGACGGAGTTGACCCGGTGACCTCGACCCGCTGGCTCGCCGAGTACGCCTGGCTGCCCGAGCACGCCGAGCCGACCCCGGACGTGCTGATCGAGACGGTCAACGGCCGGATCACCGGGGTCACCCCGCTGACGCCCGGCGGCCGGCCCGACGCGGGCGTCAACGTGCTGGCCGACGCCGTCCGGCTGCCGGGGCTGACCCTGTCCGGGTTGGCCAACGCCCACTCGCACGCCTTCCACCGGGCGCTGCGCGGGCGCACCCACGGCGGGCGCGGCGACTTCTGGAGCTGGCGCGACCAGATGTACGCCGTCACCACCCGCCTGGACCCCGACTCCTATCTGGCGCTGGCGCGGGCGGTCTACGCCGAGATGGCGCTGGCCGGGATCACCTGCGTGGGCGAGTTCCACTACCTGCACCACGGGCCGGGCGGCACCCCGTACGCCGACCCGAACGCGATGGGCGCGGCGCTGGTCGAGGCGGCGGCGCACGCCGGTATCCGGCTGACCCTGCTGGACGCGTGCTACCTGACCGCCACCGTGGACGGGCAACCGCTGGTCGGGCCGCAGCAGCGCTTCGGCGACGGCGACGCGTTGCGCTGGGCCGAGCGGGTCACCGCGTTCACCCCCGACGGCGAGCACGCCCGCCTCGGCGCGGCCATCCACTCCGTCCGCGCGGTACCGGCCGAGCAGCTCGCCACGGTCGCCGGCTGGGCGGACCGCCGCGACGCGCCGCTGCACGTGCACCTGTCGGAGCAGCCCGCCGAGAACGACGCCTGCCGGACGGTGCACGGGCGCACCCCCACCGGCCTGCTCGCCGAGCACGGCGTGCTCGGCCGGGCCACCACGGCGGTGCACGCCACCCACCCGACCAGCGCCGACGTGAGCCTGCTCGGCGAGAGCGGGACCGGGGTCTGCCTCTGCCCCACCACGGAACGGGATCTGGCCGACGGCATCGGGCCGGCCCGCCGGATGGCCGACGCCGGCATCCCGCTCAGCCTGGGCAGCGACAGCCACGCCGTGATCGACCCGTTCGAGGAGGCGCGGGCCGTCGAGCTGGACGAGCGGCTGCGGACCCGGCGGCGCGGTCACTTCGCCCCGGCGGAGCTGCTGGCGGCGGCGAGCGCGGCCGGGCACGCCGCGCTGGGCTGGACCGACGCCGGGCGGATCGCGGTCGGCGACCGCGCCGACCTGGTCACGGTGCGGCTGGACAGCGTACGCACGGCCGGGGTGACCCCGGCGGGCGCCTGGTTCGCGGCGAGCGCGGCCGACGTCGCCCAGGTCGTCGTGGACGGCCGGGTGCTGGTCCGCGACGGCCGCCACCTGACCGTCGACGTGGCGACGGAACTGGCCACTGCCATCGCGGAGGTAAACCCGTGAGCGCGAGGAGTGAGCCGGTCTTGCGAGCCCCGCAGTCGCGAACGAAAGAAGGCACGGTGTGAGTCTGCTGGTGGACAACATCGGCGAGCTGGTCACCAACGAGGCCGGCCGGGGCGAGGGCGGGCCGCTGGGCATCCGGCGGCGGGCCGCCGTGCTCGTCGAGGACGGCGAGGTGGCCTGGGTGGGTAACGCGGTCGACGCGCCGGCCGCCGACCGGCGCGTCGACGCCGGTGGCGCGGCGGTGCTGCCCGGCTTCGTGGACAGCCACGCCCACCTGGTCTTCGCCGGCGACCGGGCGGCCGAGTTCGCCGCCCGGATGGCCGGCCAGCCGTACACCGGCGGCGGCATCCGGACCACGGTCGGTGCCACCCGCGCCGCCGCCGACGGCGAGCTGCGCGCCACCGTGCGTCGGCTGCGCGCCGAGGCGTTGCGGCAGGGCACCACCACGATCGAGATCAAGAGTGGGTACGGCCTCACCGTCGCCGACGAGGCCCGGTCGCTGCGGATCGCCGCCGAGGTCACCGAGGAGACCACCTTCCTCGGCGCCCACGTCGTCCCGACCGAGTACGCCGACCGCCCCGACGAGTACGTCTCGCTGGTGTGCGGGCCGATGCTGGCCGCCGCCGCGCCGTACGCCCGCTGGATCGACGTGTTCTGCGAGCGGGGCGCCTTCGACGCCGACCATGCCCGCGCGATCCTGACCTGCGGGCAGGCCGCCGGCCTGGGCGTGCGGGTGCACGCCAACCAGCTCGGGCCCGGCCCCGGCGTGCGGCTCGGGGTGGAGGTGGGCGCGGCCAGCGTGGACCACTGCACCCACCTGACCGACGCCGACGTGGACGCGCTGGCCTCGACCCGGGTCGACTGCATGTGCGCCGAGGGTGGTCACACCGCCACCGTCGCCACCCTGCTGCCCGGCGCCGAGTTCTCCACCCGGTCGCCCTATCCGGACGCCCGCCGGCTGCTCGACGCAGGCGTCACCGTGGCGCTGGCCACCGACTGCAACCCCGGCTCGTCGTACACCTCGTCGATGCCGTTCTGCATCGCGCTGGCCGTACGCGAGATGCGGATGACCCCGGCGGAGGCCGTGTGGGCCGCGACCGCCGGGGGCGCGCGGGCACTGCGCCGCGACGACGTCGGGGTGCTGCGGCCCGGCGCCCGCGCCGACCTGATCATCCTCGACGCACCGTCCCACCTGCACCTGGCCTACCGGCCCGGGGTGCCCCTGATCCGCCAGGTCCTGCACAACGGAGTAACGCGATGACCGTGACCATCCAGCCCACCGGGATCTCCCCCGCCGACGTGCTCGCCGTGGCGCGCGGCGCCGCCAAGGTCGTCCTCGACCCGGCCACGGTCGACGCGATGGCCACCAGCCGGTCCATCGTGGACGGCATCGAGGCCGCCGGCCGTCCCGTGTACGGCGTGTCGACCGGCTTCGGTGCGCTCGCCAACACCTTCGTCGCCCCGGAGCGCCGTGCCGAACTGCAACACGCGCTGATCCGCTCGCACGCCGCCGGAGTGGGCGCACCGATGCCCCGGGAGGTGGTGCGGGCGATGATGCTGCTGCGGATCCGGTCGCTGGCCCTGGGCCACTCCGGCGTCCGGCCGCTGGTCGCCGCCGCGCTGGTGGACCTGCTCAACCACGACGTCACTCCGTGGGTGCCGGAACACGGGTCGCTGGGCGCCTCCGGTGACCTGGCCCCGCTGGCGCACTGCGCGCTGGTGCTGCTCGGCGAGGGCTGGGTGCTCGGCCCGGACGGCGAGCGGCTGCCCGCCGCCGATGCGCTGCGCCGGGCCGGCCTGGCCCCGGTCGAGCTGGCCGCCAAGGAGGGGCTGGCGCTGATCAACGGCACCGACGGCATGCTCGGCATGCTGCTGCTGGCGATCCACGACGCCGCGCACCTGTTCACCATGGCCGACGTGACCGCCGCGCTGGCGATCGAGGCGATGCTCGGCTCCGAGCGGCCGTTCCTGCCGGAGCTGCACGCCATCCGTCCGCACCCCGGGCAGGGCGTCTCGGCGGCCAACATCCACCGGCTGTTGCAGGATTCGCGGGTGATGGACTCGCACCGCGACGACCTGGCGCACGCGGTGCAGGACGCGTACTCGATGCGCTGCGCCCCGCAGGTGGCCGGCGCGGCCCGGGACACGCTGGACTTCGTCCGTACGGTGGCCGGCCGGGAGCTGCTCTCGGTGGTGGACAACCCGGTGGTGCTGCCCGACGGCCGGGTCGAGTCGACCGGCAACTTCCACGGCGCTCCGCTGGGCTTCGCCGCGGACTTCCTGGCCATCGCCGCGGCCGAGGTCGGCGCGATCGCCGAGCGTCGGGTGGACCGGCTGCTCGACGTCACCCGGTCCCGGGACCTGCCGGCGTTCCTCTCCCCCGACGCGGGGGTCAACTCCGGGCTGATGATCGCCCAGTACACGGCGGCCGGCATCGTCGCCGAGAACCGGCGGCTGGCCGCTCCCGCCTCGGTGGACTCGCTGCCCACCAGCGGCATGCAGGAGGATCACGTCTCGATGGGCTGGGCGGCGGCCAAGAAGCTGCGTACCGTCCTGGACAACCTGACCAGCCTGCTCGCGGTGGAGCTGCTCGCCGCCGTACGCGGTCTCCAGTTGCGCGCCCCGCTGACCCCGTCCCCGGCCGGCCGGGCGGCGATCACCGCGCTGGGCGGGGCGGCCGGCGCCCCCGGCCCCGACGTGTTCCTCGCCCCCCTCATGGAGGCTGCCCGTGCGGTGCTGGCCGGGCCCGACCTGCGGACCGCCATCGAGCAGGAGATCGGACCCCTCGGCTAGCGGCAGTCCTGTGCTACGTAGCATACTATGTAGCACATGTCGAAACCGACGTCGATCCGCTTTGACGAGGTCCTTCTCGCTCGGCTCCGGCGCAGAGCTCAGGCGACAACCGGGGCGAACACCTCCGCGCTGGCGCAGCGCCTCGTCGACGAGGGGC
This is a stretch of genomic DNA from Micromonospora sp. WMMD1082. It encodes these proteins:
- a CDS encoding formimidoylglutamate deiminase, with translation MTSTRWLAEYAWLPEHAEPTPDVLIETVNGRITGVTPLTPGGRPDAGVNVLADAVRLPGLTLSGLANAHSHAFHRALRGRTHGGRGDFWSWRDQMYAVTTRLDPDSYLALARAVYAEMALAGITCVGEFHYLHHGPGGTPYADPNAMGAALVEAAAHAGIRLTLLDACYLTATVDGQPLVGPQQRFGDGDALRWAERVTAFTPDGEHARLGAAIHSVRAVPAEQLATVAGWADRRDAPLHVHLSEQPAENDACRTVHGRTPTGLLAEHGVLGRATTAVHATHPTSADVSLLGESGTGVCLCPTTERDLADGIGPARRMADAGIPLSLGSDSHAVIDPFEEARAVELDERLRTRRRGHFAPAELLAAASAAGHAALGWTDAGRIAVGDRADLVTVRLDSVRTAGVTPAGAWFAASAADVAQVVVDGRVLVRDGRHLTVDVATELATAIAEVNP
- the hutH gene encoding histidine ammonia-lyase — protein: MTVTIQPTGISPADVLAVARGAAKVVLDPATVDAMATSRSIVDGIEAAGRPVYGVSTGFGALANTFVAPERRAELQHALIRSHAAGVGAPMPREVVRAMMLLRIRSLALGHSGVRPLVAAALVDLLNHDVTPWVPEHGSLGASGDLAPLAHCALVLLGEGWVLGPDGERLPAADALRRAGLAPVELAAKEGLALINGTDGMLGMLLLAIHDAAHLFTMADVTAALAIEAMLGSERPFLPELHAIRPHPGQGVSAANIHRLLQDSRVMDSHRDDLAHAVQDAYSMRCAPQVAGAARDTLDFVRTVAGRELLSVVDNPVVLPDGRVESTGNFHGAPLGFAADFLAIAAAEVGAIAERRVDRLLDVTRSRDLPAFLSPDAGVNSGLMIAQYTAAGIVAENRRLAAPASVDSLPTSGMQEDHVSMGWAAAKKLRTVLDNLTSLLAVELLAAVRGLQLRAPLTPSPAGRAAITALGGAAGAPGPDVFLAPLMEAARAVLAGPDLRTAIEQEIGPLG
- the hutI gene encoding imidazolonepropionase, which produces MSLLVDNIGELVTNEAGRGEGGPLGIRRRAAVLVEDGEVAWVGNAVDAPAADRRVDAGGAAVLPGFVDSHAHLVFAGDRAAEFAARMAGQPYTGGGIRTTVGATRAAADGELRATVRRLRAEALRQGTTTIEIKSGYGLTVADEARSLRIAAEVTEETTFLGAHVVPTEYADRPDEYVSLVCGPMLAAAAPYARWIDVFCERGAFDADHARAILTCGQAAGLGVRVHANQLGPGPGVRLGVEVGAASVDHCTHLTDADVDALASTRVDCMCAEGGHTATVATLLPGAEFSTRSPYPDARRLLDAGVTVALATDCNPGSSYTSSMPFCIALAVREMRMTPAEAVWAATAGGARALRRDDVGVLRPGARADLIILDAPSHLHLAYRPGVPLIRQVLHNGVTR